The Porites lutea chromosome 11, jaPorLute2.1, whole genome shotgun sequence genome includes a region encoding these proteins:
- the LOC140953250 gene encoding matrilin-4-like — MITCAFFLTLLVITVFGGKIEEEGANVHKSKESAIRNCTLKKLRESGSNNIIQVEETSDSRRRFSNLRFIKHNYFLEKSHHDQTARPPGCPPCPLLGKPSPFCNADMDLGFVVEASASVERHGQGNFKRILDFVEWTVRKFSISPTKTRVGLVTYGAKTDLVFDFQSPQRKSAIVRALRKASKQSLTSSNTGYALSMAGYYLFGRKTSSLVSRKDVPKILIVITDGRSTDSVTKPAFKIKRYGVRIYSVGVGRYFDIRQLETMASRPVSDNVFIGPFNKLQYIRDGLVRSVCYGVGGFLNKPGNRQCLCKHGSKRPKTGILLENGLAKEEKVENLGQANMLGSSMSTVILCLLIAPYISAEKERTDSLEHEQKKNGTQEKRQNIIYSAPSAVQQYGPDGLPCCPANTFCPGPKAED, encoded by the exons ATGATAACCTGTGCTTTCTTCCTCACATTGCTAGTAATTACAGTTTTTGGCGGCAAAATTGAAGAGGAGGGCGCAAATGTGCACAAATCTAAAGAAAGCGCCATTCGCAACTgtactttgaaaaaattaagaGAATCAGGCAGTAATAACATTATTCAGGTAGAAGAAACCTCAGACTCAAGAAGAAGGTTTTCGAATTTAAGATTCATCAAGCACAATTACTTTTTAGAGAAAAGTCATCATGATCAAACAGCAAGGCCTCCTGGATGTCCTCCATGCC CTCTTTTAGGAAAGCCAAGTCCAT tttgcaATGCTGATATGGACCTGGGATTTGTGGTTGAAGCCTCAGCTAGCGTGGAAAGACACGGGcaaggaaattttaaaaggatTCTTGACTTTGTGGAATGGACTGTACGGAAATTTTCCATTTCACCAACCAAAACGCGCGTTGGTTTGGTAACCTACGGTGCCAAAACTGATTTAGTATTTGATTTTCAGAg CCCACAGAGGAAATCTGCTATTGTGCGCGCTCTGCGGAAAGCTTCAAAGCAAAGTTTAACGAGCTCTAATACTGGTTATGCTCTCAGTATGGCAGGATACTATTTATTTGGCAGGAAAACGTCGAGTCTGGTTTCTCGTAAGGATGTGCCTAAAATTCTGATTGTAATCACCGATGGAAG ATCTACCGACAGCGTGACTAAGCCTGCGTTCAAAATTAAACGATATGGCGTACGGATTTACAGCGTCGGGGTTGGACGTTACTTTGATATCAGACAGTTAGAGACCATGGCATCGAGACCAGTCAGCGACAATGTGTTTATTGGTCCGTTTAACAAGTTACAGTATATCAGAGATGGCTTAGTAAGAAGTGTATGCTATG GAGTCGGTGGCTTTTTAAATAAACCTGGAAATAGACAATGCCTCTGCAAACATGGAAGTAAACGGCCCA AGACTGGAATTTTATTAGAAAATGGATTAGCAAAGGAAGAAAAGGTTGAAAATCTTGGCCAG GCCAACATGCTCGGCTCTTCCATGTCAACGGTCATCTTGTGCTTGCTTATTGCGCCTTACATTTCTGCTGAAAAAGAGAGGACTGATTCTTTAGAGCAcgagcaaaagaaaaatggtacaCAGGAGAAGCGGCAAAATATAA TTTATAGTGCCCCTAGTGCTGTCCAACAGTATGGTCCAGATGGCTTACCTTGCTGTCCGGCCAACACGTTCTGTCCAG
- the LOC140953253 gene encoding uncharacterized protein: protein MNINHICTAKVDLGILIDGSGSIEQTGPGNFKRELNFVKQIVSAFEVSRDGTHVGIIIFSSDAKVVSGFDEHYDESSTLAAIDNIQYPRMGTNIGRALELARNNLFGKSARPGIPNMLIVLTDGQSQDPVTDAAQRLRDSAVTIFTVGIGNGYDIGQLRDMATDPDSQHVYKATFNNLDEVVKAIKDRACMGAGGTTKPPPRAPVPTISICKTKVDLAILVDGSGSIEYFGKGNFKRCLRFVKRLIRGFNIARDGTHVGIVVFSHKADVIFGFETYFSLPQILKAINGIRYPGRSTYTGRALDVVRTRLFDASARQGVPNILLVMTDGSSQDDIDEPSKKLRDMGVTVFSLGVGNAFDVNQLNTMATDPDREHVFTADFKQLGSSVIEKIKEKACKGSGGVLQPVAANRLPSGKRLKQCLQPLGMESKYIPDSQITASSEWNSNHGPSNARLNFQAGGGRTGAWSSKTNDVNQWLQVDLGQKTRVTGIRTQGRSDFNQWVTSFTVSYSDDGVNFTPYNPNTDFSGNSDRNTVVTNRFRPSILARYVRVHPKTWGGHISMRIELLGCASGYYTVGCFKDSPDRAIPTMEGKDPILDGKYPVRKNPIVKCAKAALRAGYKMFAVQDGGWCAASATAPQTYNKHGRSAACKPDGEGGPWANQVYSFRRKGGFSADAVGEDSEEIIGEDEMKEQLDSDLSEQTVYEAANGGVLDEFQNDEEQALNATRQGEYENQSDPVGAEFDQQMTEAAYNIAGNSDAELEQKTTKIFNNTGMSDEIDNQGTNLAYKQNVSGMSLARGTEPLKNDSQKEYRGMGIKASVPNIGNRNPVLEMEGTTVSDEQRTAAMEQTEEPGTLTNEEPFSQL, encoded by the exons ATGAATATTAATCACA TCTGTACAGCCAAAGTAGATCTTGGAATTTTGATAGATGGTTCTGGCAGTATAGAACAAACGGGACCTGGGAACTTTAAGCGGGAACTTAACTTTGTAAAGCAGATTGTCAGTGCATTCGAAGTCTCCAGAGATGGCACACACGTTGGGATTATAATTTTTTCTAGCGATGCCAAG gTAGTTTCTGGCTTTGATGAGCACTATGACGAAAGCAGCACCTTAGCAGCAATAGACAACATTCAGTATCCAAGAATGGGTACAAATATCGGCCGCGCCTTGGAATTAGCAAGGAACAACCTTTTTGGGAAAAGTGCTCGTCCAGGCATTCCTAACATGCTGATCGTTCTTACCGATGGGCAATCACAAGATCCTGTGACTGACGCGGCACAGAGATTGCGGGATTCTGCTGTGACCATATTTACAGTGGGGATTGGTAATGGTTACGACATAGGACAGTTGAGGGATATGGCAACAGACCCAGATTCACAACATGTGTATAAAGCGACTTTCAATAACCTAGACGAAGTCGTTAAAGCCATTAAGGACAGAGCTTGCATGG GTGCTGGTGGAACAACCAAACCTCCAC CTCGAGCGCCTGTTCCTACGATTTCAA TATGTAAAACCAAGGTGGACCTTGCCATTCTTGTAGATGGATCAGGAAGTATAGAATACTTTGGCAAAGGGAATTTTAAAAGATGCCTCCGCTTCGTCAAAAGGCTGATCAGAGGGTTCAACATTGCCAGAGATGGAACGCACGTTGGAATTGTTGTATTTTCCCACAAGGCAGACGTTATTTTTGGATTTGAAACATATTTCAGTCTTCCACAAATCTTAAAAGCTATTAACGGGATTCGATATCCTGGTAGAAGCACTTACACCGGAAGGGCATTGGACGTGGTGCGGACGAGGTTGTTTGATGCCAGTGCAAGGCAGGGCGTGCCTAATATACTGCTGGTAATGACCGACGGTTCTTCACAG GATGATATAGATGAGCCTTCAAAAAAATTGCGAGATATGGGTGTAACAGTTTTTAGTTTGGGCGTAGGAAATGCATTTGATGTGAATCAACTTAATACCATGGCAACAGACCCGGACCGTGAGCATGTGTTTACAGCAGATTTTAAGCAATTAGGTTCCTCGGTTATTGAGAAGATCAAAGAAAAAGCATGTAAAG GTTCTGGTGGAGTACTTCAACCTGTAG CGGCAAATAGGCTGCCATCAGGGAAAAGGCTAAAAC aatgctTGCAGCCTCTCGGAATGGAGAGCAAATACATACCGGACTCTCAGATCACAGCCTCGTCTGAGTGGAACAGTAATCACGGCCCTTCAAATGCCAGACTGAACTTTCAGGCTGGAGGGGGAAGAACTGGTGCATGGTCTTCGAAAACTAATGACGTTAATCAGTGGCTGCAGGTGGATCTCGGACAGAAAACAAGGGTGACAGGTATAAGGACTCAGGGACGATCAGACTTTAACCAGTGGGTTACAAGCTTTACCGTTTCCTACAGTGACGACGGCGTAAACTTCACACCCTATAACCCAAACACG GACTTCAGTGGAAATAGCGACCGTAACACCGTTGTGACAAACCGTTTTAGACCATCCATCCTTGCTCGCTACGTTCGTGTTCATCCTAAAACATGGGGCGGACACATCTCTATGAGGATAGAGCTCTTGGGTTGCGCATCAG GATATTATACTGTCGGATGTTTTAAAGATAGCCCCGATCGCGCGATTCCAACAATGGAAGGAAAAGATCCTATTCTGGATGGAAAGTACCCTGTACGTAAGAATCCCATTGTAAAGTGTGCCAAAGCAGCTTTGAGGGCAGGCTATAAAATGTTCGCAGTTCAGGATGGTGGATGGTGTGCAGCCAGTGCTACTGCACCACAGACCTATAACAAACATGGCAGATCTGCTGCTTGTAAACCTGATGGCGAGGGTGGACCTTGGGCTAATCAAGTTTACTCTTTTAGAA GAAAAGGTGGATTTTCTGCGGATGCAGTTGGCGAAGACAGTGAGGAAATTATTGGGGAAGACGAAATGAAGGAACAGCTAGATTCTGATCTCAGTGAGCAGACGGTTTACGAAGCCGCCAATGGAGGAGTTTTAGATGAGTTTCAAAATGACGAGGAGCAGGCGCTAAATGCAACAAGGCAGGGTGAATATGAAAACCAAAGCGATCCCGTAGGAGCTGAATTTGACCAGCAGATGACTGAAGCGGCGTATAACATTGCTGGGAATAGTGATGCTGAACTGGAACAAAAGACTACAAAGATTTTTAATAATACTGGTATGTCCGATGAAATAGATAATCAGGGTACAAATTTAGCTTATAAGCAGAATGTGTCAGGGATGTCACTGGCGAGAGGAACAGAACCTTTGAAGAATGATTCCCAAAAAGAATACAGAGGTATGGGAATAAAGGCATCAGTTCCTAACATTGGAAATAGAAATCCTGTTCTTGAAATGGAAGGAACAACAGTCTCTGACGAGCAGAGAACAGCTGCGATGGAGCAGACGGAAGAGCCGGGAACCTTGACTAACGAAGAACCGTTCTCCCAACtttaa
- the LOC140953252 gene encoding uncharacterized protein encodes MFFENNMGVCLYLVMVFLIREGQMADSALKRRTTNSHNEDSKARKHQQAKYTSSFLRALKSPTLSLSKSKKYAVSYYNPSPYQSSYPSSYPTNNGYPYPSPYPPPYSYPYSPDAGYPGGYPAETPAVSPAAHPAPAGQSIHYHCSNSGSPRKDRTEKFEIKGKFFKSVGCWSDTSVRAIKPLEGQHPLLKDLDYRSRVNALMKCAEVSLEKKLDMFALQNGGQCFGDKNAETSFRKYGPSTGCCGDGEGGQWSNEVYSFLGNNSEPLVNASYNPWSSWSPCSQTCSNGNNTAVQTRNRTCFTSQVTYITPGCGTTTIEARPCGVQICPGKA; translated from the exons ATgttctttgaaaataacatgGGAGTCTGTTTGTATCTTGTGATGGTATTCTTGATCAGAGAAGGACAAATGGCTGATTCTGCTTTGAAGAGAAGGACAACGAATTCTCATAATGAAG ACAGCAAAGCACGCAAACATCAGCAAGCGAAGTACACCTCTTCTTTCCTGAGAGCATTGAAGTCACCAACCCTTTCTTTGTCCAAGTCTAAGAAATACGCGGTTTCATATTACAATCCAAGTCCTTACCAATCGTCCTACCCTTCTTCTTACCCAACTAACAATGGCTATCCATATCCGAGCCCTTATCCCCCACCGTACTCGTATCCTTATTCACCAGATGCGGGATATCCAGGAGGATATCCCGCCGAAACCCCGGCAGTGTCCCCAGCGGCCCACCCCGCCCCTGCTGGACAGAGTATCCATTACCACTGCTCCAATTCTGGTTCACCTAGGAAAGATCGGACGGagaagtttgaaattaaaggaaaat TTTTTAAAAGCGTCGGTTGCTGGAGCGACACATCAGTTCGAGCAATAAAACCACTGGAGGGACAACACCCACTACTTAAAGACCTGGATTACAGATCCCGAGTAAACGCGCTCATGAAATGTGCTGAGGTATCCCTTGAGAAAAAGCTTGACATGTTTGCATTACAAAACGGGGGACAGTGCTTTGGAGATAAAAACGCAGAGACTTCCTTCAGGAAATATGGACCAAGTACAGGCTGCTGTG GAGATGGAGAAGGTGGACAGTGGAGCAACGAGGTGTATAG TTTCCTAGGAAATAATAGCGAGCCATTAGTGAATGCTAGTTACAATCCCTGGTCTTCCTGGTCACCATGCTCACAGACTTGTAGCAATGGTAACAACACTGCGGTGCAAACGCGCAATCGCACGTGTTTTACGTCACAGGTCACTTACATCACGCCAGGTTGCGGAACTACAACCATCGAGGCTCGCCCATGTGGAGTGCAGATTTGTCCTGGTAAGGCGTAA